The proteins below are encoded in one region of Silene latifolia isolate original U9 population chromosome 2, ASM4854445v1, whole genome shotgun sequence:
- the LOC141641576 gene encoding uncharacterized protein LOC141641576, with translation MVRNAMQVKSKLFQLGISPDDLCLLCGVATETHVHLFEQCVYSRSVLQEMATLCQITIPYVNLLQWVWNQKWAKARKGIVMCAFMACYYHIWMMRNRARVELHLPRPAVALHQARCSAKMRINVLSSQLDLCTRSWLESTDLCK, from the coding sequence ATGGTCAGGAATGCTATGCAGGTTAAAAGCAAGCTGTTTCAGCTTGGCATTAGCCCTGATGATCTTTGCTTGCTTTGTGGAGTTGCTACTGAGACACATGTGCATCTATTTGAGCAATGTGTCTATAGTAGGAGTGTTTTGCAGGAAATGGCTACGTTGTGTCAGATTACTATCCCATATGTGAATCTTTTGCAGTGGGTATGGAATCAGAAATGGGCTAAAGCTAGAAAAGGGATTGTGATGTGTGCTTTCATGGCCTGTTATTATCATATCTGGATGATGAGGAACAGGGCTCGGGTGGAGCTTCATTTACCCAGACCGGCTGTTGCTCTCCATCAGGCTAGGTGTAGTGCAAAAATGAGAATTAATGTGCTCAGTAGTCAGTTAGATCTTTGTACTAGATCATGGTTAGAGAGCACTGATTTATGTAAATAG